A portion of the Chiroxiphia lanceolata isolate bChiLan1 chromosome 10, bChiLan1.pri, whole genome shotgun sequence genome contains these proteins:
- the MUC4 gene encoding mucin-4 isoform X2: MPGTAQTTVPLLPQDEHSTGTSRSSISKSSAEPHSTASLLSQEAMLGLDEATSPSDTAAGISQDRGSPMKTAAASANPATGLPWVPPSEATEGARMASPPSAEPPSTSLAKVTFSSAAIGIGKAAEPGTRALSDTVHSASQDPSVPPAHLPPALLPQPPGDALPGTGEMLPPSHSGVPETAGDGLPGANAVTHLQTTALAPGTLAMVVNVVAEEHIPTLSFPALRSTSAELVSIRNEDSTKATAGTVFPETKATPGGLRMSLSPNAALDDPGDPSPRPFLHSTGSLFPQTPSAAGTPPTRPSMAVPLSLTDASGEKPERAPRAAPTSSIAAYGIGTVPAAHPSSLVSNTPIHEAGMGTVTVPVASGSATKLGDTRATLPVPDASPSHSQPGPTGGSEAPGTVVTPGPAPAPPLWAGIQRGEPPGTETWSPSTAPGTGTAVPGTSWVLKAVTTPMASQADVPRLMEGSVNVGIALGVPPSGIPQEMAAATSPLSLDTTPPAMGTSGDPHIDGSTTGQAMGMGFPEVGTEENPDASAAGPTARHTTTARPSPEPPAQGNDASETRPPVDLTLTTPKSSLSAPLAVTNPSPALTKARPLVSTATIKTPEPVALPTPRNAAAEEGQGTFQLAGDGSTTQAALDSTLVENTRVGATTSTHHSSDISLGTGPLASPHDTASINTQPSAASLHSYSTAEPTSDMSMNLGMHTVSPVMRNEAARLPLGSPTPMTGVTEPAASDATLSAHSAPGHMGLVSPTAAELVIAPSPGLAHSTVETDISVSPTVPGTTHLEMVAPSDTPSITVTGPAVGAGDVSMDRVTTPASAVPSSASATHSSHVTSRPSPEATDSIHNPDPRALNAFTEDKPMAGVTTLAVGHTHPWEATAASWSGAEGTTARADTTPTESGNEDVAPSASTSSTHVPDSNTTGTNLATTAATSIFPSNTTLPATSVGWETSVVTRATTATPFAAARDTSTSSALSLTVTHSETSRGGQSVLSPTSNPSLETAAGHWGALGPSPAVAVPSSPLPSLDSPAEEATTTPSSLPGVGVTGEVAARQTPTESTTRTASTSASNHNTGQAASTSPPAFHTSPGAPAWGEKTAITAGKTTAITAGNTSAITAEKTTAIAAENTMAISEGSTMAITRSSTTAISTTSITAGSTTATASTAPVSPAKELGGLPAPGTTASVRPPTTTSPATSPSSVSGTQREPALSTSAHITAGHRNPAPESQPTHELIMPAASLYPFGIEGGDQEYVQRMVDFNSPLFKPEIGFPFGKSLRDALYFTDNGQIIFPPTDNFFPSNPNPPPRGFSGRESFPMVAAFWDDADFSQGIGTTWYQEYSTLSSTRDPLVQDVEAKIEKYLKIPYVAKWTLKVTWEKAPAYPSQRDDTQTSTYQAVLTTDGNYSFALLLYQDGGMRWDYTKLAAGNVLIGFSSGNGYARNNELTQKPRAVKYRPDQHSSIGSDVRGLWIYRLDSRSRVNYRLWCLAWLDAEPAPASWNSQLPPCPCSQPQAELDPRYHWSRGPVDTSVRMLRTASPSPTGAGVRCLYQDGSFLEGWQERAWSLPIHPTADRELEAFNWCCRQVGKPLFCSRFAEKRPRVSCEGYVPPTPAGAFGDPHITTLDGLTYTFNGLGDFVLLLASNAQTSFVLQGRTAQTGTAQATNFVAFAAQYISTTTATIEWTLGSQGDIRVLLNNETIQFSYSQDMGDEVYYSPGVLLINASSVTAVFDGTIAVSISAVSGILSLICSLPDWYRNSTKGLLGVWDHDPADDFQMPNGTSIPVNSSEEEIYSYGMTWALDENSLFAQPLDSPALNFTPIFLSQLRQKNESQYQLAASQCHGSKECIYDSLSTGNLALGLATQSLAANFQQRKTVLNAFPPVITGDASLTAFRTEKVRRQYHALGVGAHFVPHLSPELNISENGTLTWEPRGIVPFTINLEAVGSNNLSALLQLRFTLCRCSRSQECDYSNTVTLRESSLQLAACRCESGYSGPLCQDPPDPCSQGCFPGVGCDSYTGCGPCPAGLTGDGRHCSDIDECAQGTECPGNATCTNTVGSYICSCPASEEGERPGCGSACGSHYCPEGYCSNGGRCHLHPITCTPTCACPSAFTDQRCLVAGGDFRPLPSADLPLRSIQLRVRALQNTTAEEVNSTVSAILGSLEVKTFQSNTNITQTTDSDGFTFVVVSEFAYNSHSTVIQFLNEELPVAITTAFNRQQGRREAGTGLLFQHLHEDNITDLVKLTVAELRDYFPCALYGYKGYQLHYVGSIGFICISPCKMGYCQHGGRCQHLPEGPTCSCLPFSIFSPAGARCEWMAISLTAFLGILLGALALLCLLFAIACLTLHLCRRYCHQHQGAKETFWRTRPFSSLTMAEEQAEPIRSHSLERHWKPQLQAIDPSVQIKIQRPHIRPPGQPPQQP; the protein is encoded by the exons ATGCCAGGGACTGCACAGACTACAGTGCCATTGCTCCCCCAGGAcgagcacagcacagggacatcACGCTCCAGCATCAGCAAGAGTTCTGCTGAGCCACACAGCACTGCCTCGCTCCTGTCCCAGGAGGCCATGCTGGGGCTGGATGAGGCCACCTCGCCTTCAGACACAGCAGCTGGCATCTCTCAGGACAGAGGCAGCCCCATGAagacagcagcagcctcagccaaCCCTGCCACTGGCCTCCCCTGGGTGCCCCCCAGCGAAGCCACAGAAGGAGCCAGGATGGCATCCCCACCGTCTGCAGAACCCCCAAGCACATCCTTGGCAAAGgtcaccttttcttctgctgccaTTGGCATTGGCaaggctgcagagccagggacaCGTGCCTTGTCTGACACTGTCCACAGTGCCTCACAGGACCCCAGTGTGCCTCCTGCTCATCTGCCTCCAGCCCTTTTGCCCCAACCCCCTGGTGATGCTCTGCCAGGCACAGGAGAGATGCTTCCCCCCAGCCACAGTGGTGTTCCAGAAACTGCTGGAGATGGGCTGCCTGGAGCCAATGCTGTCACCCACCTCCAGACCACTGCACTAGCTCCAGGCACACTGGCTATGGTAGTGAATGTCGTAGCTGAAGAGCATATCCCCACTCTATCATTCCCAGCTCTCAGAAGTACCAGTGCTGAGCTGGTGTCCATTAGGAATGAGGACAGCACCAAAGCCACAGCAGGCACTGTGTTCCCGGAGACCAAGGCCACCCCAGGGGGGCTCAGAATGAGCCTGTCCCCCAATGCAGCTCTCGATGACCCTGGTGATCCCTCTCCAAGGCCCTTTCTGCACTCCACAGGCTCTCTGTTTCCCCAGACCCCCTCAGCAGCCGGAACCCCTCCAACCAGACCCAGCATGGCTGTGCCCTTGTCCCTCACGGATGCCAGTGGAGAAAAACCAGAGAGGGCCCCTCGAGCTGCACCAACATCTTCCATTGCTGCATATGGCATTGGGACAGTGCCAGCTGCCCATCCATCCTCCCTTGTTAGCAACACTCCAATTCATGAAGCAGGGATGGGAACAGTGACAGTGCCAGTGGCCAGTGGCAGTGCCACTAAGCTGGGGGACACCAGAGCCACCCTGCCTGTGCCTGATGCAtcccccagccacagccagccTGGTCCCACGGGAGGCTCAGAAGCCCCAGGAACTGTTGTCACACCTGGACCTGCACCAGCCCCACCGCTCTGGGCTGGGATACAACGTGGGgaacctccagggacagagacgTGGTCACCAAGCACTGCACcgggcacaggcacagctgtaCCAGGTACCTCATGGGTACTCAAAGCAGTCACCACCCCCATGGCATCACAAGCAGATGTCCCTCGTCTAATGGAAGGCAGTGTCAATGTAGGAATAGCTCTGGGGGTGCCCCCATCTGGCATCCCCCAAGAGATGGCTGCAGCCACATCCCCATTGTCCTTGGATACCACACCACCAGCAATGGGAACTTCAGGTGACCCCCACATCGATGGCAGCACCACAGGGCAAGCAATGGGGATGGGGTTCCCGGAGGTGGGCACGGAGGAGAACCCAGATGCCAGTGCAGCAGGGCCGACTGCCAGACACACAACCACTGCCAGGCCATCGCCAGAGCCACCTGCCCAAGGGAATGATGCTTCTGAAACAAGGCCCCCAGTGGATCTGACTCTTACAACTCCAAAGAGCAGTCTCTCAGCCCCACTTGCTGTGACTAACCCCAGCCCAGCGCTGACCAAGGCCAGACCCCTTGTCAGCACAGCCACCATCAAGACACCCGAGCCTGTGGCACTGCCAACCCccagaaatgcagctgcagaggaaggcCAGGGCACATTCCAGTTGGCAGGAGATGGCAGCACCACGCAGGCAGCTCTGGACTCAACTCTGGTTGAGAACACAAGGGTGGGTGCCACAACAAGTACACATCACAGCAGTGACATCTCTTTGGGGACAGGCCCACTGGCATCACCCCATGACACAGCCAGCATCAATACCCAGCCAAGTGCTGCATCATTGCACAGCTACAGCACTGCTGAGCCCACCTCAGACATGAGCATGAACTTGGGCATGCACACAGTTTCTCCTGTGATGAGGAATGAGGCTGCAAGGCTGCCCCTGGGGTCGCCCACTCCGATGACTGGGGTGACTGAGCCAGCTGCCAGTGATGCCACCCTGTCAGCACACTCTGCCCCAGGCCACATGGGCTTGGTGTCAcccacagctgcagagctggttaTAGCACCTTCCCCTGGCCTTGCTCACAGCACTGTTGAGACAGATATCAGTGTGTCCCCTACAGTCCCTGGGACCACCCATCTGGAGATGGTGGCACCCTCTGACACCCCCAGCATCACTGTCACTGGtccagcagtgggagcaggtgATGTCAGTATGGACAGGGTCACAACACCTGcctctgctgttcccagcagtgccTCTGCTACACACAGCTCCCATGTCACCTCAAGACCATCTCCTGAGGCTACTGACAGCATCCACAACCCAGACCCAAGAGCTCTCAATGCATTCACTGAGGACAAGCCCATGGCTGGGGTTACCACACTGGCTGTTGGCCACACACACCCATGGGAGGCTACAGCTGCATCCTGGTCAGGTGCTGAAGGTACCACTGCCCGTGCAGATACCACCCCAACTGAGAGCGGCAACGAGGATGTAGCACCCTcagccagcaccagcagcacccatGTCCCTGACTCCAACACCACTGGCACAAACCTGGCCACCACAGCAGCCACCAGCATATTCCCCAGCAACACCACCCTGCCAGCCACCTCAGTGGGCTGGGAGACCTCTGTGGTTACCAGGGCCACTACAGCCACACCATTTGCCGCAGCAAGGGacaccagcaccagcagtgccctgtcccTCACTGTAACACACAGTGAGACAAGCAGAGGTGGGCAATCTGTCCTGTCCCCAACAAGTAACCCCTCATTGGAAACagctgctgggcactggggtGCCCTtggtcccagccctgctgttgCAGTGCCCAGTTCACCCCTCCCCAGCCTAGACAGCCCAGCAGAGGAAGCAACAACTACCCCTTCATCCCTGCCTGGTGTTGGTGTAACTGGGGAAGTGGCAGCTAGACAGACTCCCACTGAGTCAACAACCCGCACCGCTTCTACATCTGCCAGCAACCACAACACAGGACAAGCAGCAAGCACGtcccctcctgctttccacaCATCTCCAGGGGCACCtgcctggggggaaaaaacagccaTCACTGCAGGCAAGACCACAGCCATCACTGCAGGGAACACCTCAGCCATCACTGCAGAGAAGACCACAGCCATTGCTGCAGAGAACACCATGGCCATCTCTGAAGGCAGCACCATGGCCATCACCAGAAGCAGCACCACAGCCATCAGCACCACATCCATCACTGCAGGCAGCACCACGGCTACTGCATCCACAGCTCCAGTGAGCCCAGCCAAGGAACTGGGAGGTCTACCAGCTCCAGGCACAACAGCATCGGTGAGACCACCAACCaccaccagccctgccacctCGCCGTCTTCTGTCTCTGGGACACAGAGAGAGCCAGCACTGAGCACATCTGCCCACATCACTGCTGGCCACAGAAACCCTGCCCCTGAGTCCCAACCCACCCATGAGCTTATCA TGCCAGCAGCCTCACTCTACCCCTTTGGCATCGAAGGAGGGGACCAAGAGTATGTCCAGAGGATGGTGGATTTTAACTCCCCGCTGTTCAAGCCAGAGATTGGATTTCCCTTTGGGAAGTCACTGCGAGATGCTCTCTAT TTTACAGATAATGGACAGATCATTTTCCCACCCACGGACAACTTTTTCCCATCCAACCCTAACCCACCTCCCCGGGGCTTCAGCGGCCGGGAGAGCTTCCCAATGGTGGCTGCCTTTTGGGATGATGCAGATTTCTCCCAGGGTATTGGCACCACCTGGTACCAG GAGTACTCCACGCTCAGCTCTACCCGAGACCCCCTTGTCCAGGATGTGGAAGCAAAGATTGAGAAATACCTGAAAATCCCCTATGTAGCAAAATGGACCTTGAAGGTGACATGGGAGAAGGCTCCAGCATACCCATCCCAGAGGGATGACACTCAG ACGAGCACGTACCAGGCAGTCCTCACCACCGATGGGAACTACTCCTTCGCCCTGCTGCTCTACCAGGACGGCGGGATGCGGTGGGACTACACCAAGCTGGCTGCAGGCAACGTGCTGATCGGCTTCTCCAG TGGCAATGGCTATGCCCGAAACAACGAGCTGACTCAAAAGCCACGAGCTGTCAAGTACCGACCAgaccagcacagcagcatcGGCTCTG ATGTGCGTGGACTGTGGATATACAGGCTGGACAGTCGCTCCCGGGTGAACTACAGGCTGTGGTGCCTGGCGTGGTTGGATGCAGAGCCAGCGCCGGCCAGCTGGAACAGCCAGCTGCCACCAtgcccctgctcccagccccaggcagagctggaccCCCGCTACCACTGGAGCAGAG GCCCGGTGGACACCTCCGTGAGGATGCTGCGCACTgcatcccccagccccaccGGAGCTGGGGTGCGATGTCTGTACCAAGATGGGAGCTTCCTCGAAGGCTGGCAGGAGAGAGCATGGAGCCTCCCCATCCACCCCACTGCTG ACAGGGAACTGGAGGCATTCAACTGGTGCTGCCGGCAAGTGGGGAAGCCCCTGTTCTGCTCCAGGTTTGCTGAGAAGAGACCGAGGGTCAGCTGTGAGGGATATGTGCCACCC ACCCCAGCTGGTGCCTTTGGAGACCCCCACATCACCACCCTGGATGGACTCACCTACACCTTCAATGGGCTTGGGGactttgtcctgctgctggccagcaATGCCCAGACCAGCTTCGTGCTGCAGGGGCGCACGGCACAGACCGGCACAGCCCAGGCCACCAACTTCGTGGCATTTGCTGCCCAGTACATCTCCACCACCACTGCAACG ATTGAATGGACCTTGGGGAGCCAGGGTGACATCCGAGTACTCCTGAACAATGAAACCATCCAGTTTTCCTATTCCCAAG ACATGGGTGACGAGGTGTACTACAGCCCTGGAGTCCTGCTGATCAATGCCTCCTCTGTCACGGCCGTCTTCGATGGGACCATCGCCGTCTCCATCTCAGCCGTCTCCGGGATCCTCAGCCTGATCTGCAGCCTGCCCGACTGGTACCGCAACAGCACCAAGGGCCTCCTGG GTGTGTGGGACCATGACCCCGCAGATGATTTCCAGATGCCAAATGGTACCAGCATCCCTGTGAACAGCAGCGAGGAGGAGATCTACAGCTACGGGATGACCT GGGCTCTTGATGAGAACAGCCTGTTTGCTCAGCCATTGGACTCACCAGCACTGAACTTCACACCCATCTTCTTGTCTCAGCTGCGGCAGAAGAATGAAAGCCAGTACCAGCTGGCAGCCTCACAGTGTCACGGCAGCAAGGAGTGTATCTACGATTCACTGAGCACAGGGAACCTGGCCCTGGGCCTGGCCACCCAGAGCCTTGCAGCCAACTTCCAGCAGAGGAAGACAGTACTCA ATGCCTTCCCTCCGGTCATCACTGGTGACGCTTCACTCACAGCCTTCAGGACAGAAAAGGTCAGAAGGCAGTACCACGCCCTGGGGGTGGGTGCACACTTTGTGCCCCATCTCTCACCAGAGCTCAACATATCAG AGAATGGCACCCTGACGTGGGAACCCCGTGGGATAGTCCCATTCACCATTAACCTGGAAGCTGTCGGGTCCAACAACCTCTCTGCACTCCTCCAGCTCCGCTTCACCCTTTGCAgatgcagcaggagccaggagtGTGACTACAGCAACACTGTCACCCTCAGGGAGTCTTCCCTGCAG ctggcagcctgcAGGTGCGAGAGTGGCTACTCAGGTCCCTTGTGCCAGGACCCTCCGGacccctgctcccagggatgctTCCCTGGTGTGGGCTGTGACTCGTACACTGGCTGCGGCCCCTGCCCAGCTGGTCTGACAGGCGATGGACGGCACTGCTCAG ATATCGATGAGTGCGCGCAGGGGACAGAGTGCCCGGGGAATGCCACCTGCACCAACACGGTGGGGAGCTAcatctgctcctgcccagccagcGAGGAGG gcGAGAGGCCAGGCTGTGGCTCAGCCTGTGGATCCCACTACTGCCCCGAGGGTTACTGTAGCAACGGGGGACGCTGCCACCTGCACCCCATCACCTGCACCCCCACCTGTGCCTGCCCCTCAGCTTTCACCGACCAGCGCTGCCTGGTGGCGGGGGGGGATTTTCGGCCGCTGCCCAGTGCAG ATCTGCCCCTGAGAAGCATCCAGCTACGGGTCAGGGCGTTGCAAAACACCACTGCTGAGGAAGTCAACAGCACT GTCTCAGCCATCCTGGGCTCCCTGGAGGTAAAGACTTTCCAGAGCAACACCAACATCACCCAGAC gaCAGACAGTGATGGCTTCACCTTTGTGGTGGTGTCTGAGTTTGCCTACAACAGCCACAGCACCGTCATCCAGTTCCTGAATGAGGAGCTGCCAGTGGCCATCACCACTGCCTTCAACAGGCAGCAGGGGCGACGGGAGGCAGGCACAGGGCTCCTCTTCCAGCATCTGCACGAGGACAACATCACTGACCTGGTGAAGT TGACAGTGGCTGAGCTGAGGGACTATTTCCCCTGTGCTCTGTATGGCTACAAGGGCTACCAGCTCCACTATGTGGGGTCCATCGGCTTCATCTGCATCTCCCCTTGCAAGATGGGTTACTGCCAGCACGGCGGCCGGTGCCAGCACCTGCCAGAGGGGCCCACGTGCAG CTGCCTGCCCTTCTCCATCTTCTCCCCGGCCGGCGCGCGGTGTGAGTGGATGGCCATCAGCCTCACCGCCTTCCTTGGAATCTTGCTGggagccctggctctgctctgcctcctgtTTGCCATCGCCTGCCTGACCCTGCACCTCTGCCGCCGGTACTGCCACCAGCACCAGGG GGCCAAGGAGACCTTCTGGAGGACACGGCCCTTTTCCT ctttgACAATGGCAGAAGAACAAGCGGAGCCCATCCGTTCCCACTCCCTGGAAAGGCACTGGAAACCACAGCTCCAGGCCATTGACCCCTCAGTCCAG ATAAAGATCCAGAGACCCCACATCAGGCCCCCAGGccagcccccccagcagccctaG